A window of Micromonospora eburnea genomic DNA:
GTCAGGCTGCCAGCCGGACCGTGTTACGCGACTCGGACAGCCCACTGGCCGCCAGTCGCGCCTCGGCCTCGACCCGGAGCTGGGCGTCGCGGGCGAGGTCCTCCTTACGCGGACGGCCACGGGGCCGCTTACGCGGGACGACCGCGCCACGCTCGAAGATCTCGCCGCCCCAGACCCCCCACGGCTCGGCACGCTCCACCGCGCCGGCAAGGCACTCGACGCGCAGCGGGCAGTCCCCGCAGAGCGACTTGGCCAGCTCCAGCTCGGTGGGCGCGTCGGAGAACCACAGGTCGGGGTCGAACTTCCGACAGGGCAGGTTCGCCTCCATCTCGACGGTCATGTCGAGCGGGGCCAACGCCAGACTCATCCTCCGGTCACCTCTCTCTCACTTCGATCTCGTGGATCGCGTTCCGACGTACTTGGGCACTACGGCGGTGCAAAAAAACTGAGGCCGCGGATCCCGGTATGCGGGTTCCGCGGCCTCGAGGTGAGCCGGTGGTCTGATGGATCAGACCGGTCTACCTCGAGGTGGAACACCGCGGACATCGGTGCGCTTCTTGGCGCCGACGATGCCCATGCCCGTGAAGCCACTGGTCCCCTCGACTTCCGCCAGCGCTGCCATGAGCAGGTTCAGCTCGGCCTGAACCTGGACCTGGTGCACCTGCGAAACCGACGGTCGAGCGGCAAGGGCCACCCGGACGGCCGACAGCGGAGCGCAGGCAGCTGGCATCGCCGCCGGACGCTCGTAAACGTAGGTCTTCTCCATTGATGCCACCTCCCTGACTTTCCTCGTGCCGACCATGGACTCATCCCCCGTGAGCAGCCCGAATGACGCCGCTCGTGAGGTGTGCTCTGAGGCTATTCCTCGCCTCGGGGCGAGGGCAAACGATTTACGGCAAGATCTAAAAACTTTTCTGTGGGCAGACATCGTCCACCGCCGCGCCCGCCACCAGAGCCAGCACGGTATCACCGTAAAGTCCCAGTTTGCGGGGTCCGATCCCGGCGATCGCGATCAGCTCCTCGCTGCGTCCCGGCCGCCGCTCGGCCAGCGCAACCAGCGTCGCGTCGGTGAAGACCACGTACGCCGGCACGCGCTGCGCCTCGGCCACCCGCTGCCGCCACTCGCGCAGCCGCTCGTGCAGCTCCTCGTCGAGGTCGGACGGGCAGGTCGGGCAACGCCCGAGCTTGCGGTCCGCCCCGGCGAGCAGGGTGGCGCCGCAGATCCGGCAGGAGATCACCTGGGTCCGGCGTCGCTCGGTGCGCCGGGCCGCGCCGGCACCGGCCCGCTCGGTGCCGCCCGAGCGGTCGAGCTGCGGCAGGAAGCGGGACGGCCGCCGGGCCCGTCCGCCCGGCGAGCGGGCCGCGGCGTACGACAGCCAGAGCCACTCCCGAGCCCGGGTGATCCCCACGTAGAGCAGCCGCCGCTCCTCCTCGACCTGCTCCGGCGTCTTGGCGTAGGAGGTGGGCAGGGTGCCCTCGACGAGGCCGACCAGGAAGACCGCGTCCCACTCCAGGCCCTTGGCGGAGTGCAGCGAGGCCAGCGTCACCCCCTCCACCGTGGGCACGTGCTGCTGGGCCGCCCGCCTGGCCAACTCCTCGTTGAAGTCGGCCAGCGTCACCGGCCGCTCGACCGCGGCGGCCTCCCCGATCGGCACCACCGGCGGCGTCGCCGCGTATTCCTCGGCGAGCTGGACCAGGGCGGCGAGCGCCTCCCACCGCTCCCGGGCGGCACCGCCGGCCGGGGGCGCGTCGGGCGCCCAGCCGACCGCGGCGAGCCCCTCCACCACGGCGGCCGGCAGTGGGGTCTCCCCAGGGATGGACCGGGTGGCGGCACGCAGCGCCACCATCGCCTGCCGCACCTCGGGCCGTTCGAAGAAGCGTTCCGCCCCCTGCACCTGGTACGGCACCCGCGCCTCGGTGAGCGCCTTCTCGTACGCCTCGGACTGCGCGTTGGTGCGGAACAGCACCGCGATCTCCCGGGCCGGGGTGCCGCCGTCGATCAGCGTCCGGCAGCGGGCGGCGACCGCGTTCGCCTCGGCCGGCTCGTCGGTGAAGATCCGCAACTCGGGTTCGGGGCCGGGCGCGCGCTGGCCGTGCAGCTCCAGCCGCA
This region includes:
- a CDS encoding ATP-dependent DNA helicase UvrD2, translating into MAVHSAAERVLAGLDPEQRSAVTAPAGPVCILAGAGTGKTRAVTARIAHRALTGDISARHVLAVTFTARAAAEMRARLAALGVGNVQARTFHAAALRQVRYFAPRLLDGRAMPELLDSKVRVVTLAAAKVGLRADRAAARDLAGEIEWAKSSLVEPGEYVVAAAKALRETPYEPAKVAEVFAAYERLKRGNGVIDFEDMLRAAVWGVEEHADVAEQVRGQYRHFVVDEYQDVNPLQQRLLDAWLGGRDDLTVVGDASQTIYSFTGATSSYLVDFPRRYRTATVVRLVRDYRSTPQVVGLANAVISQARGAEARLRLELHGQRAPGPEPELRIFTDEPAEANAVAARCRTLIDGGTPAREIAVLFRTNAQSEAYEKALTEARVPYQVQGAERFFERPEVRQAMVALRAATRSIPGETPLPAAVVEGLAAVGWAPDAPPAGGAARERWEALAALVQLAEEYAATPPVVPIGEAAAVERPVTLADFNEELARRAAQQHVPTVEGVTLASLHSAKGLEWDAVFLVGLVEGTLPTSYAKTPEQVEEERRLLYVGITRAREWLWLSYAAARSPGGRARRPSRFLPQLDRSGGTERAGAGAARRTERRRTQVISCRICGATLLAGADRKLGRCPTCPSDLDEELHERLREWRQRVAEAQRVPAYVVFTDATLVALAERRPGRSEELIAIAGIGPRKLGLYGDTVLALVAGAAVDDVCPQKSF
- a CDS encoding WhiB family transcriptional regulator, with translation MSLALAPLDMTVEMEANLPCRKFDPDLWFSDAPTELELAKSLCGDCPLRVECLAGAVERAEPWGVWGGEIFERGAVVPRKRPRGRPRKEDLARDAQLRVEAEARLAASGLSESRNTVRLAA